A single window of Colletotrichum destructivum chromosome 9, complete sequence DNA harbors:
- a CDS encoding Putative Zinc finger, CCCH-type yields the protein MEANLNNSSSDKSYSPPGSRGSTRDTTPDFGPSVSHAFSNLGIESFSRSSHMDASTGRYKKPQMMFRPPNCHIEDPNSAAPRRVDAISWRGDYGTGPGQGRTQRHYHSLSSARGPDYLMMASPVLERQMGREADVNTTGFYAYCLDRGNGTFTRLIPADLLPPLMGIPAVQDGTHGMLALPPPQGLDPQYPAANSVQPVAFKTPPPSPAPVSDALQRRIDHIVASTPTPPKKPKIYCDKWVHEGVCAFTQQGCKYKHEMPLDKATQNSLGLFHGLPAWWKKQQAELQRQQSQALMEQNNDTEAFFDARQHQTQQQQQQQQQSGLVSPIKGEKGHTGPARAAQSWRRTEGVRLEPQWQMSSMPLSTRQTGGYIHSSEQRPAYHQNIDSPASSCVWGPIGPPSKQTLGQGQIYPQSPGNFSASNNFALLRTLEESLGERDDDVSFESY from the exons ATGGAAGCGAACTTGAACAATTCATCTTCCGACAAATCGTACTCTCCGCCTGGTTCCCGAGGCTCTACGCGCGATACCACTCCCGATTTCGGCCCTTCGGTATCTCACGCTTTCTCGAACCTGGGAATCGAAAGCTTCTCTCGCAGTTCCCACATGGACGCTTCGACAGGCCGTTACAAAAAGCCTCAGATGATGTTCCGTCCTCCCAACTGCCACATCGAAGATCCCAATTCTGCAGCGCCTCGCCGCGTCGATGCCATAAGCTGGCGGGGAGACTATGGGACGGGACCTGGTCAAGGTCGAACTCAGAGGCACTACCATTCGCTCAGCTCAGCAAGAGGCCCCGACTACCTGATGATGGCATCGCCGGTTCTAGAGCGTCAGATGGGTAGAGAGGCAGATGTAAACACAACAGGCTTCTATGCCTATTGCTTGGACCGCGGAAACGGCACCTTCACTCGGCTCATACCTGCTGACTTGCTGCCGCCTTTGATGGGTATCCCGGCTGTTCAAGATGGTACTCATGGCATGCttgctctccctccccctcagGGACTGGATCCTCAATACCCGGCTGCCAATTCTGTTCAGCCTGTTGCTTTCAAG ACACCTCCACCATCACCGGCACCAGTATCTGATGCTCTTCAG AGAAGAATCGACCATATTGTAGCGTCCACCCCCACACCACCAAAGAAGCCGAAGATCTACTGCGACAAGTGGGTTCACGAGGGTGTTTGTGCCTTCACGCAGCAAGGCTGCAAGTACAAGCATGAGATGCCACTGGACAAGGCAACGCAGAACTCTCTGGGTCTGTTTCATGGACTGCCAGCATGGtggaagaagcagcaggcTGAGCTTCAGCGGCAGCAGTCACAGGCACTGATGGAGCAGAACAATGATACTGAAGCGTTCTTCGATGCTCGTCAGCATCAAacacaacagcaacagcaacagcaacagcaaagtGGCCTTGTCTCGCCCATTAAAGGTGAAAAGGGCCACACTGGACCAGCGAGAGCTGCACAGTCTTGGCGGAGGACCGAGGGTGTCCGACTTGAGCCTCAGTGGCAAATGAGCTCCATGCCATTATCCACAAGACAGACTGGAGGATACATACACTCTTCTG AGCAGCGGCCTGCGTACCACCAGAATATTGATTCTCCAGCCTCATCCTGTGTCTGGGGACCCATTGGTCCCCCTTCGAAGCAGACACTTGGCCAGGGCCAGATATATCCTCAAAGCCCGGGCAACTTCAGCGCGTCTAACAACTTTGCGCTGCTGCGCACACTAGAGGAAAGTTTGGGCGAGAGGGACGATGACGTTTCATTTGAGTCTTACTAG
- a CDS encoding Putative dihydroorotase, metal-dependent hydrolase, whose translation MPLPDTVELPAGFDAHVHLRDGDMCKVFRSAANIQTLEYTNRLIIPDRCPDGPPGWSEPGKPHTHTPDTEMASSLTLSLALIMPNLAPTPVTTVKMALDYSARIKQALGKDEVDLLMTLYLHPDVTSETVREAKKAGVAAVKSYPAGVTTNSSAGVVDYDAFHEVFKTMEEVDLILCLHGECPSHAGSDITTLNAESKFLPTLKALHAKYPKLRIILEHCTTAEAVEAVKACGPNVSGTITCHHLFITIDDVVGDALNFCKPVAKLPADRKALLNAVAHSNGKFFLGTDSAPHPITSKTGPSKAAAGVFTQPYAVQYLLAALDDAVARGELRDEEITQEGLEGFVSGYGRKFYGTEDLRKERVRLTRGGAVVDQMFEGEGIQVVPFRAGKETWSLQWL comes from the exons ATGCCTCTCCCTGACACCGTCGAGCTACCCGCTGGCTTCGACGCCCACGTCCACCTGCGTGATGGCGACATGTGCAAGGTATTTCGAAGTGCAGCCAACATACAGACTCTTGAGTACACCAACCGACTGATTATCCCAGATCGTTGCCCCGACGGTCCGCCAGGGTGGAGTGAACCAGGTAAACCGCACACACATACGCCCGACACTGAGATGGCATCTTCACTAACACTCTCGCTGGCCCTGATCATGCCAAACCTGGCACCTACTCCCGTGACAACGGTCAAGATGGCTCTGGACTACTCTGCGCGTATCAAGCAGGCCCTGGGAaaggacgaggtcgacctccTCATGACCCTTTACCTCCACCCGGACGTCACCTCCGAGACCGTCAGagaggcgaagaaggccggtgTTGCCGCCGTAAAGAG TTATCCCGCCGGCGTCACTACCAACAGCtccgccggcgtcgtggacTACGACGCCTTCCACGAGGTCTTCAAGACCATGGAGGAGGTCGATCTCATTTTGTGTCTCCACGGAGAGTGTCCGTCTCATGCCGGCAGCGATATCACCACTCTCAACGCCGAGTCAAAG TTTCTTCCTACCCTTAAGGCACTCCATGCCAAGTACCCCAAGCTCAGAATCA TTCTCGAGCACTGCACAACCGCCGAGgctgtcgaggccgtcaaagcATG CGGCCCTAACGTCTCTGGCACCATCACCTG CCACCACCTCttcatcaccatcgacgaTGTTGTCGGTGACGCG CTGAACTTCTGCAAGCCTGTTGCCAAG CTCCCTGCCGACCGCAAAGCCCTCCTCAATGCCGTCGCCCACAGCAATGGAAAGTTCTTCCTTGGCACCGACTCGGCCCCGCACCCTATCACCTCCAAGACGGGCCCTTCCAAGGCTGCTGCCGGTGTCTTCACTCAACCCTACGCCGTACAGTATCTCCTtgcggccctcgacgacgccgtcgctCGCGGAGAGctccgggacgaggagattACCCAAGAGGGCCTTGAGGGCTTCGTCAGCGGCTACGGCCGCAAGTTCTACGGCACTGAGGACCTCCGCAAGGAGCGCGTCCGCCTCAcacgcggcggcgccgttgtcgaTCAGATGTTCGAGGGCGAAGGAATTCAGGTTGTACCATTCCGTGCGGGCAAAGAGACTTGGAGCCTGCAGTGGCTGTAG
- a CDS encoding Putative ribosomal protein eL30-like superfamily — MSALSTWSASRPFFTSQRATALFRSPLLSGHARSASLSAIHRGIWSSEKGSRNGRTSKPDSRPRFTESRGRTRPRDAAESKPDAFSDRFSRAVGSRRDGPRDRQPRQHFKPKKAFQKMQEKEEEGGRKSRSKRFNDPEFSFGKKSLVYQLNRGELKDNVSKLLEKKKDTRDENLSMPPFQPARRDDGQEERRNDRRPDRWSNYQDGRRNDRDDRSDRQPNRRDDRPRDRFRNRQHDRSAQRPTFSHGGMNAMRTGARRELEDGDAPRRRFDSRRSDDDSSAKRASDFPVSIQYTTAASQFLFGRSVVKAALKNSRRKLYHLYVYQGSNKNSTKDDGWILAMAEKKKVKVTIIYENDQKLLDKMSKGRPHNGIVIEASPLPQLPLTGLGAESSEPKGYPVYVARQSKEETEINGTEGFIPCRPGSPRPLVLLLNEILDPGNLGAILRTARFLGVSAVAITQRTSSTITSTVLKAAAGAAEELRLFSVEDPVAFLDASQKAGWTSYAAVAPTAGLRKDNRQWTPESVEDSKPLVKEPTILILGNEGSGLPYDIRKKATREITIPRLVTSSSVDSLNVSVATALLCNSFLRGVQEPFTLTEKLQKEARKADGGESLF; from the coding sequence ATGAGTGCCCTTTCAACATGGAGCGCTTCTCGCCCATTCTTTACATCTCAAAGAGCAACTGCCCTCTTCCGCAGTCCACTGCTCTCTGGCCACGCGCGCAGTGCGTCGCTTTCTGCGATCCACCGCGGAATATGGAGTTCTGAGAAGGGGTCTCGTAATGGCCGCACGAGCAAGCCTGACTCTCGGCCACGTTTTACAGAATCGCGAGGGCGTACCCGTCCCAGGGATGCAGCCGAGTCCAAGCCCGATGCTTTTAGCGACCGTTTTTCACGCGCCGTTGGCAGCCGCCGAGATGGCCCCCGAGACCGCCAGCCACGACAGCACTTCAAGCCGAAGAAGGCCTTTCAGAAAAtgcaggagaaggaggaagaaggaggaagaaagtCACGGAGTAAGCGGTTCAACGATCCCGAGTTTTCCTTCGGAAAAAAGAGTCTGGTGTACCAACTCAACCGAGGCGAGTTGAAGGACAACGTTTCGAAGCTactggagaagaagaaggataCGCGTGATGAGAATCTTTCAATGCCGCCTTTCCAACCTGCTCGCCGAGACGATGGACAAGAAGAGCGTCGTAACGACCGTCGACCTGACCGTTGGAGCAACTACCAAGATGGACGCCGTAACGATCGTGACGACCGAAGCGACCGTCAACCCAACCGCCGTGATGATCGCCCCCGAGACCGGTTCCGGAACCGCCAACACGACCGTTCGGCCCAAAGACCGACATTCTCCCATGGCGGGATGAATGCCATGAGAACCGGTGCGCGCAGGGAGCTGGAGGATGGAGATgcccctcgacggcggtTCGACTCCAGACggtccgacgacgactcgtCTGCGAAGAGGGCCTCGGATTTTCCAGTCTCAATACAATACACGACTGCTGCATCTCAATTTCTCTTTGGTCGTTCCGTCGTGAAGGCAGCCCTCAAAAACTCGAGACGCAAGCTCTACCACCTCTACGTCTACCAAGGAAGCAACAAGAACAGCACCAAGGACGATGGCTGGATTCTGGCtatggccgagaagaagaaggtcaaggtcaCTATTATCTATGAAAACGACCAGAAGCTGCTTGACAAGATGAGCAAGGGTCGACCGCAcaacggcatcgtcatcgaggcATCGCCTCTGCCTCAGCTGCCGCTAACGGGCCTTGGTGCCGAGTCAAGCGAGCCGAAAGGTTACCCCGTTTATGTGGCTCGTCAATCCAAGGAGGAAACCGAGATCAACGGCACCGAAGGCTTCATACCTTGCCGGCCTGGGTCTCCGCGGCCGCTCGTGCTCCTCTTGAACGAGATACTGGACCCCGGCAACCTGGGCGCCATCCTCCGCACCGCTCGGTTCCTTGGTGTCTCGGCGGTTGCCATCACGCAAAGGACATCGTCAACCATCACTTCTACGGTGCtgaaggcggcggcaggaGCGGCTGAGGAGTTGAGACTTTTCTCGGTTGAGGACCCCGTTGCGTTCCTGGACGCCTCCCAAAAGGCGGGTTGGACGTCGTACGCAGCGGTGGCACCAACAGCGGGATTGCGCAAGGACAACCGCCAATGGACACCCGAAAGCGTTGAGGACTCCAAGCCTCTCGTCAAGGAGCCAACCATCCTAATTCTTGGAAATGAGGGCAGTGGCCTTCCCTACGATATCAGGAAGAAGGCCACCCGTGAAATCACGATACCGCGCCTGGTCACATCGAGTTCGGTGGACAGCTTGAATGTCAGCGTGGCTACGGCCTTACTTTGCAACTCATTCCTGAGAGGTGTGCAGGAGCCATTTACGCTCACCGAGAAACTGCAGAAGGAAGCTCGCAAggcagatggcggcgagAGTCTGTTTTGA
- a CDS encoding Putative helicase, Zinc finger, PHD-type, Zinc finger, FYVE/PHD-type, Chromo-like domain superfamily, producing the protein MDDIPTGADDDLVQPLGSPSDALFGLDNPDFDNPSQPISTGTPADERIPNDNADEAIVSIDRRDFPTNDEIADIAREPVSSTKKDIQTSTHIDIGNDERISSTAVGVELDISTAVMSDVASVSSIVEPEDGHQIEESELQTPELRTFSFEIILPGLSSEERAQYTSITSDVVNEIIEEVLGPEGEVWYKMEFTDGRQDVVPFEDLLSYENAQYALRRFEGNMADSNESAGAHNNDNTVKKRSWKETWDESVTDSDTQINTMALAEDESSGYPHRQRNSAQGQTYHDSVLDSDEDVAPRRSKRQRTSTIDDTRHNSVLTSDDENMGETRPQGRQLRERTQKQLKLTSMAFTNLPLSRNDDMDELSQDLPRQASEEDDDDFQIITSDLLPKPSSSRRKKSRRLRAKVKPVQHPRSRGSSIEFEDRRRSGRSTRNKASMLDEALMDDESFYVEDTALASTPRIINIKEVFKPLKHDSSFNQFHSNICSACSTGFTAHKGALIGCQGCSMSFHKGCIGYRSAREHIVTKVGVDDFVLQCKYCIRFYDKKDKNSPRHDRCQQCKGSGRSCAAFSSRKTPKQEEKIRLENGGEDPITPVDPSLVNNADNLLFRCTMCKRGWHYEHLPSSQMDLDSSDLRQQRLSEYSVDWKCIDCGTLSETIQTLVAWRPADQKPLDPETTHSDLREDEKDYLIKWKNRSYFHCTWMPGAWVFHIAAGVMRTAFAKKNAGQNLALHFTKSEAIPQEYLLIDVIFQAKVKGSARGSLEDEMDRIGNVDKIYVKFQGLGYDETVWDTPPKPDAKELYSAFKVAYYEYLTGKYFSSPPNGKMKERVTKWKSEGFVKLNHQPPGLRRGKLMEYQIEGVNWMLWNYHENKNVILADEMGLGKTVQVIGLISTLVHGDPKCWPFLIVVPNSTCPNWRREIKQWAPELRVVTYHGGKQAQDLAYHFELFPNNSQSIKAHIVVMSYDSAQDDRTKHKFASVQWAGLVVDEGQRLKNDKSLLYTALRSMRFPFRLLLTGTPLQNNKRELFNLLQFVDPSQNAAKLDEEFQELNGQNLPELHGRIKQYFLRRTKAQVLKFLPPMAQIIVPVSMSILQEKLCKSIIAKSPDLIKAIFADDKINKKERGSLNNILMQLRKCLCHPFMYSEAVEERSADHAKMHQNLVSASGKLMLLNIMLPKLKERGHRVLIFSQFLHQLDIIEDFLNGLGFQHRRLDGKINSLEKQKHIDAFNEPDSEIFAFLLSTRAGGVGINLATADTVIILDPDFNPHQDIQAISRAHRIGQKNKVLCFQLMTKNSAEEKIMQIGRKKMALDHVLIEAMDDEGEPDDLESILKFGASALFSEDQDDKDIVRYDDASVDKLLDRSVIEQTKTGDDESAESQFSFARVWANDKAAFEDTLAEENEPMVNPNVWEEILAEREAEAKRIAELNKEVLGRGGRRRRQAINYKTNGASGIITDIAADKSESSDNDGEFVGEDDDDEQDTDTENRTLGTGSKEDTPTQDAKDRRREGENDDLAEINPAKTATSKAKVAKPSAGQGSFLKWNLNSGQSHQTAGSGPARGSGEAGGVSAQPDIPNHHSANFGQGDRGGTPLKYDMVWLDTLRNPTAAAGYPMTTAQQGGYAAQQQSNPFSAQPAASVNAYVPTQARRRSFGLPQMHPNAPTCASCGLRHLSASCPTFTSEVELRLALDYMKHWSSSARNPVAEQKLVAKLRYIATTSGRRRKT; encoded by the exons ATGGACGACATTCCGACCGGCGCTGACGATGATCTCGTTCAGCCACTGGGCTCTCCGAGTGACGCGCTTTTTGGACTCGACAACCCAGACTTCGATAACCCTAGCCAACCCATATCGACGGGCACTCCTGCTGACGAACGCATACCCAACGATAATGCCGACGAAGCCATCGTGAGTATCGACCGACGCGACTTCCCTACCAacgacgagatcgccgaCATTGCCCGAGAGCCTGTATCTTCGACGAAAAAGGACATACAAACTTCAACACACATCGATATCGGCAACGACGAGCGCATTTCCTCCACTGCAGTCGGGGTCGAGCTCGACATTTCCACTGCTGTCATGTCTGATGTGGCTAGTGTCTCCTCGATCGTTGAGCCGGAGGATGGCCACCAGATCGAGGAGAGCGAACTACAGACTCCCGAGTTGCGCACTTTTAGTTTCGAGATCATCCTTCCGGGCTTGTCGTCAGAAGAACGCGCGCAATATACCTCCATCACCAGCGACGTCGTAAACGAGATCATCGAGGAGGTCCTTGGCCCGGAAGGCGAAGTGTGGTACAAAATGGAGTTCACGGATGGCCGGCAGGATGTT GTTCCATTCGAGGATCTACTTTCATACGAAAACGCACAATATGCCCTCAGAAGATTTGAAGGCAACATGGCTGATAGCAATGAAAGTGCCGGCGCTcacaacaacgacaacacaGTGAAGAAGAGGTCGTGGAAGGAAACCTGGGATGAGTCGGTTACCGATTCTGATACCCAAATCAATACCATGGCGCTTGCTGAAGATGAATCTTCCGGCTATCCTCACCGCCAGCGCAATTCAGCTCAGGGTCAGACCTACCACGACTCTGTGCTGGACTCTGACGAAGATGTGGCTCCCCGTCGCTCAAAACGCCAGCGTACCTCTACAATAGATGACACGCGCCACAACTCAGTTCTCACCTCTGATGATGAAAACATGGGCGAAACCCGCCCGCAAGGCCGCCAACTCAGAGAACGCACTCAGAAGCAGCTCAAGTTAACCAGCATGGCCTTCACCAACTTGCCTTTGTCTCGCAATGACGATATGGATGAACTGTCTCAGGATCTTCCCCGCCAGGCAtctgaagaagatgacgatgacttTCAGATAATCACTTCTGACCTTCTGCCCAAGCCCTCCTCATCTCGGCGTAAGAAATCCCGGCGACTCAGAGCAAAAGTTAAGCCTGTCCAGCACCCCAGGTCACGAGGCTCCTCAATTGAGTTTGAGGACCGCCGCCGGTCTGGTAGATCAACCCGAAACAAGGCCAGCATGCTGGACGAAGCACTCATGGACGATGAATCGTTTTATGTCGAGGACACAGCACTAGCCAGTACACCACGGATCATCAACATCAAAGAAGTCTTCAAACCATTGAAGCATGACTCGTCATTCAACCAATTCCACTCCAACATCTGTAGCGCCTGCAGCACTGGCTTCACTGCACACAAGGGCGCATTGATTGGATGCCAGGGCTGCTCCATGTCTTTCCACAAGGGCTGTATTGGATACAGATCGGCTCGAGAGCATATCGTCACTAAGGTTGGTGTTGACGACTTCGTTCTTCAGTGCAAGTATTGCATCAGATTCTAtgacaagaaggacaagaacaGCCCAAGACACGATCGTTGCCAGCAGTGCAAAGGTTCAGGTCGCTCGTGCGCCGCATTTTCATCCAGAAAGACCCCaaagcaggaagagaagatTCGTCTTGAAAATGGTGGCGAAGACCCCATTACACCTGTGGACCCCTCTCTGGTCAACAATGCCGACAACCTCCTGTTCCGGTGCACCATGTGTAAACGTGGTTGGCACTATGAGCATCTACCTTCGTCTCAGATGGACTTGGACTCATCAGATCTCCGTCAACAGCGTCTCTCGGAATACTCCGTCGACTGGAAGTGCATCGACTGCGGCACGCTATCCGAAACGATTCAGACCTTGGTAGCCTGGCGGCCTGCTGATCAGaagcctcttgatcccgAGACGACACACAGCGACTTGAgagaggacgagaaggatTACCTTATCAAATGGAAGAATAGGTCATACTTTCACTGCACTTGGATGCCTGGCGCTTGGGTTTTTCATATCGCCGCGGGAGTCATGCGCACTGCCTTTGCGAAGAAGAATGCGGGTCAAAACTTGGCTCTGCACTTCACCAAATCTGAGGCGATTCCTCAGGAGTACCTTCTCATCGATGTCATCTTTcaggccaaggtcaagggcTCAGCAAGGGGGTCTCTGGAGGATGAAATGGATCGCATTGGCAACGTTGACAAGATCTACGTCAAATTCCAAGGCCTTGGCTACGACGAGACCGTCTGGGACACGCCACCAAAGCCAGATGCCAAAGAACTCTACAGCGCTTTCAAGGTTGCATACTACGAATATCTCACTGGCAAGTACTTCAGCAGCCCCCCGAATGGAAAGATGAAGGAGCGGGTGACCAAGTGGAAAAGCGAGGGTTTCGTCAAGCTGAACCATCAACCGCCTGGCCTCCGTCGCGGCAAATTGATGGAGTACCAGATCGAAGGTGTTAATTGGATGTTATGGAACTACCACGAAAACAAAAACGTCATTCTCGCTGACGAGATGGGCTTGGGCAAGACGGTTCAAGTTATTGGCTTGATTTCGACGCTTGTCCACGGCGATCCAAAG TGCTGGCCgttcctcatcgtcgtcccgAACTCCACTTGTCCAAACTGGCGGCGTGAAATCAAGCAGTGGGCCCCAGAACTCCGAGTTGTCACTTATCACGGCGGCAAGCAAGCACAGGACTTGGCATACCATTTTGAGCTTTTCCCGAACAACTCTCAGAGCATCAAGGCACATATTGTTGTCATGTCGTACGACTCTGCTCAGGACGATCGGACAAAACACAAGTTCGCCTCCGTCCAGTGGGCCGGGTTGGTTGTCGACGAAGGCCAGCGATTGAAGAACGACAAGAGTCTGTTGTACACTGCTCTGCGCTCGATGCGCTTCCCCTTCCGGCTCCTTTTGACGGGCACACCTCTGCAGAACAACAAGCGAGAGCTATTCAACCTGCTGCAGTTCGTCGATCCTTCTCAAAACGCAGCGAAACTCGACGAAGAGTTCCAGGAGCTGAACGGACAGAACCTGCCTGAGCTCCATGGCCGAATCAAGCAGTACTTCCTTCGAAGAACAAAAGCCCAGGTTCTGAAGTTTTTGCCTCCCATGGCACAAATCATCGTCCCCGTCTCCATGTCGATCTTGCAAGAGAAGCTTTGCAAATCGATCATCGCCAAAAGCCCCGATCTGATCAAGGCTATCTTCGCAGATGACAAGATCAACAAGAAAGAACGCGGGAGCTTGAACAACATCCTCATGCAACTCAGAAAGTGCCTTTGCCATCCGTTCATGTACAgcgaggcggtggaggagcgATCGGCGGATCATGCCAAGATGCATCAGAATCTCGTTTCGGCATCCGGCAAGCTCATGCTTTTGAATATCATGCTGCCAAAGCTGAAGGAAAGAGGCCATCGTGTCCTCATCTTCAGTCAGTTTCTGCATCAGCTGGACATCATTGAGGACTTCTTGAATGGTCTTGGCTTCCAGCACAGACGACTCGACGGCAAGATCAATTCCttggagaagcagaagcacATTGATGCGTTCAACGAGCCGGACTCTGAAATCTTtgccttcctcctctcgaCCAGAGCTGGAGGCGTGGGCATCAACCTAGCGACGGCGGACACTGTCATCATTTTAGACCCAGACTTCAACCCTCATCAGGACATTCAGGCCATCTCCCGAGCTCATCGCATCGGCCAGAAGAACAAAGTTCTCTGCTTCCAGCTTATGACGAAGaactcggccgaggagaaaATCATGCAAATTGGccggaagaagatggccctTGACCATGTTCTGATTGaggccatggacgacgaAGGTGAACCGGATGACCTAGAGTCGATTTTGAAGTTTGGGGCGTCTGCACTGTTCAGCGAAGACCAGGATGACAAGGATATCGTTCGTTACGACGACGCGAGCGTCGACAAGCTTCTTGATCGGTCTGTTATCGAGCAGACCAAGACTGGTGACGACGAGTCCGCTGAGTCGCAGTTCTCTTTTGCGCGTGTGTGGGCCAATGACAAGGCTGCGTTCGAAGACACCCTGGCGGAGGAAAACGAACCCATGGTCAACCCGAATGTATGGGAGGAGATTTTGGCAGAGCGCGAGGCCGAAGCCAAGCGAATCGCCGAGTTGAACAAagaggtcctcggccgcggtggtcggcgccgtcgtcag GCAATCAACTACAAGACCAATGGCGCCTCGGGTATCATTACTGACATTGCCGCCGACAAAAGCGAAAGCTCCGATAACGACGGAGAATTTGTCggcgaagatgatgatgatgagcaGGATACTGACACTGAGAACAGGACTTTGGGAACTGGTTCCAAAG AAGACACGCCAACGCAAGACGCCAAAGACCGACGACGTGAAGGCGAAAACGACGACCTCGCTGAAATCAACCCCGCAAAAACAGCCACTTCGAAAGCAAAAGTCGCAAAACCCAGCGCAGGTCAAGGCAGCTTCCTCAAATGGAACCTCAATTCAGGGCAGAGTCACCAAACCGCAGGCTCTGGGCCAGCCCGAGGCAGCGGAGAAGCTGGTGGCGTCTCTGCCCAGCCCGACATCCCAAACCACCACTCTGCCAACTTTGGGCAAGGAGACCGCGGTGGTACACCTTTGAAGTATGACATGGTCTGGCTGGATACTTTGCGAAACCCGACTGCAGCAGCCGGCTATCCCATGACAACAGCCCAACAAGGCGGTTATGCAGCTCAGCAACAGTCAAACCCATTCTCAGCACAGCCAGCAGCCTCAGTCAATGCTTACGTGCCAACCCAGGCGCGAAGACGTTCGTTCGGTTTGCCCCAGATGCATCCTAATGCACCTACATGTGCAAGCTGCGGCTTGCGGCATCTTTCAGCTTCCTGCCCAACATTCACTTCAGAAGTTGAATTACGCTTAGCTCTTGACTATATGAAGCACTGGTCATCAAGCGCTAGAAACCCCGTTGCAGAACAAAAACTCGTCGCGAAGCTACGCTACATAGCCACAACAAGTGGTCGTCGAAGAAAGACATGA
- a CDS encoding Putative ureohydrolase codes for MVSRSILALCLAATVYGHGDHDDHQKSIAGPHKSLWYNTLPGDGGTQADSVFSGISTFGRLPYQPCLGAQDVRYDIAFIGAPFDTGTSYRPGARFGPSGIRQGSRRLNLYGGYNVPLATNPFNSWATVLDCGDIPVTSYDNTWALHQIEEGHFNILSRQPATDAAKKGPAKNERTLPRVITLGGDHTITLPLLRSINRAYGPVSVIHFDSHLDTWRPKVFGGSPSEVASINHGTYFYHASQEGLLRNDSNIHAGIRTTLSGPSDYENDGYCGFEIVEAREIDTIGTDGIIKRIIERVGTKNPVYLSLDIDTLDPAFAPATGTPETGGWSTRELRTILRGLESLNLIAADIVEVAPAYDTNAEHTTMAAADALYEIMSIMVKRGPLSAMVNQTEAYEEL; via the exons ATGGTCTCACGAAGCATCCTCGCCCTTTGCCTCGCGGCAACCGTCTACGGCCACGGTGATCACGACGACCACCAGAAGTCCATAGCCGGACCCCATAAATCTCTCTGGTATAACACTCTTCCTGGCGACGGTGGCACTCAG GCCGACTCGGTGTTCTCCGGCATCTCGACTTTTGGCCGGCTGCCCTACCAGCCGTGTTTGGGAGCACAGGATGTTAGATACGACATTGCCTTTATCG GCGCCCCCTTTGACACCGGCACTTCGTACCGCCCTGGTGCTCGCTTCGGTCCTTCAGGAATCCGTCAGGGCTCTCGCCGCCTGAACCTTTA CGGAGGGTACAACGTACCATTGGCCACGAATCCCTTCAACAGCTGGGCTACCGTGCTGGATTGTGGAGATATCCCAGTTACATC ATACGACAACACATGGGCCCTGCACCAGATCGAAGAGGGTCATTTCAACATTCTGTCTCGCCAGCCGGCAACCGATGCGGCAAAGAAGGGGCCTGCAAAGAACGAACGGACTCTGCCTCGTGTCATCACTCTGGGCGGTGACCACACCATCACCCTGCCTCTGCTGCGCTCCATCAACCGCGCGTACGGCCCCGTGTCTGTAATCCACTTTGACAGCCATCTCGACACAT GGCGTCCCAAGGTCTTTGGCGGCTCCCCGTCCGAGGTCGCCAGTATCAACCACGGCACATACTTCTACCATGCGTCGCAGGAGGGTCTCCTACGCAACGACTCCAACATACACGCCGGCATCCGCACGACGCTCAGCGGCCCCAGCGACTACGAGAACGACGGGTACTGCGGTTTCGAGATCGTCGAAGCCCGCGAGATCGACACGATTGGCACCGACGGCATCATCAAACGCATCATCGAGCGCGTCGGCACCAAGAACCCCGTCTACCTTTCCCTGGACATTGACACCCTCGACCCTGCCT TCGCTCCCGCGACCGGCACCCCTGAGACGGGCGGCTGGTCCACACGTGAGCTCCGCACGATTCTGCGCGGGTTGGAGAGCCTGAACCTGATTGCTGCCGACATTGTCGAGGTTGCT CCCGCCTACGACACCAACGCCGAGCACACCACCatggctgccgccgacgccctgtACGAGATCATGAGCATTATGGTCAAGCGCGGCCCCCTCAGCGCCATGGTCAACCAGACTGAGGCCTATGAGGAGTTGTAA